GAAAAAATGGCTTCAACTCCTGTCTGTAATGTGGTTGAGTCAGGGACAAAGCTTCGTGCCGGTGTGGGGAATTTGATGGAGTGGGCAGGAAATGGAGAACCAGCATGAATGGTTGAAAAAGGAAATCGCCAAAGGGTTTATGTTGCTATCGGCCTTAAATCTAAAAGGCCGCCCGGCTGCCAAAGACCTGACGGCGGTAGCCCAAGTATGGTACGGCCTTCTGCTCAAACAAAAATGGCAGCCTGATCGTGATGTGTCAAGGGTAAAAATGGCGTTTGAGAATATCGCTGTCTTACAGAACGAATGGCCGAATCCATCTGACTTAATCCGCTATCTGCCGCCTTTGGAAATAAAGATGGTGCCTAGGTTGGATGAAAAACATACTCCTACTACATACGGTAAACAGCAAGCAAAAGCATTGAAACAGAAGTTGGCAGTATTGAAAACTGCGCCCTGCATGAACAGGGAATGGATACACGGCCAACGACACCGTACAGTGGATGAATGTAGAAAGATATATGCCGACAGGCAGAAAGGTATTAAAAATGAATGAACTGGATTTGAGCAAATACCGCAAAGATGCCAAAGGTAATTTGGTGCCGGTAGACAATATTAAGGAAATGGATTTATTGCGCGACGAGCTGGTCATGGAGCTGGCAGGAAAGGCTCGGTCGGTACAAGAAAAGATTGTGGATTTCAAACGTGGTGCTGTTGAGGATATTGCGGCCTTTGTACAGCTCTCCGCCGACCGTTACGACGTATCGTTGGGCGGCAAGAAAGGCAATGTCACTCTTCACAGCTTCGACGGGCAATATCGTGTAAATCTTGCTATGCAGGACACACTGGTCTTTGATGAAGGTCTGCTTGCCGCCAAGGCCTTGATTGATGAGTGCATCAATGAGTGGACCGAGGGTAGCCGGACGGAGTTGAAAACGCTCATTAATGCGGCATTCCAGGTTGATAAAGAAGGCAATATCTCTACTGCTCGTGTTCTTGGGCTGCGCCGGTTGGCAATTAAAGATGAGAAATGGCAACGCGCTATGGATGCTTTGAGCGATAGTTTGCAAGTTCATACAAGCAAGCAATTTGTACGAATTTACGAACGTGGTCAAGACGGCGAGTATCAGCTGATGAACTTGGATATTGCGAAAGTGTGACCATGCTGCTGTTTTTATTTTCTGCCTCAATCTTCGTCTATTGGTTAATCCACTTGGTATTTCGGGTAGACGATTGGAAAGACCAAGATGAAGACAACTGGCTGGACGGAGAAGATTAAAGAGTTTAACCGCGCGGCACGGTCTGCCGCTTTTATTAAATCATTTGGAGTTAATCATGCATAAAACTGAATTGGTGGCCGCATTGGCCGAAAAAGCAAACGTAAGCAAATCTACTGCAGCTGATGTCTTGAATGCCTTTGAGACTGTTGTGACTAACGAGCTGATTGCCGGTGGCGAGGTTCGATTAACCGGTTTCGGTACGTTCTATGTTGTAGACAAGGCAGAACGTCAAGGTCGTAACCCTAAGACCGGCGAGGCATTGGTCATCGCTGCCCATACTACGCCTAAATTTAAAGCCGGTACGGATTTGAAAAAAGCAGTCAATCCATAGCCAGGCTATAAAAAAGGCCGTCTGAAAGTTTCAGACGGCCTTTTTTATTTGCCAAATGACTACCGGCAAATGTAGAATCAGGCATAATATATTGATTTATTTAAATATATGAAACAACGTTTCAGTATGTGAAAAGAAAGGATTAGCATGGAAACGGCAAAAGCGAAAAAACAGCGTTTAATCCGTCTGATT
This genomic interval from Neisseria sp. Marseille-Q5346 contains the following:
- a CDS encoding DUF3164 family protein is translated as MNELDLSKYRKDAKGNLVPVDNIKEMDLLRDELVMELAGKARSVQEKIVDFKRGAVEDIAAFVQLSADRYDVSLGGKKGNVTLHSFDGQYRVNLAMQDTLVFDEGLLAAKALIDECINEWTEGSRTELKTLINAAFQVDKEGNISTARVLGLRRLAIKDEKWQRAMDALSDSLQVHTSKQFVRIYERGQDGEYQLMNLDIAKV
- a CDS encoding HU family DNA-binding protein; the encoded protein is MHKTELVAALAEKANVSKSTAADVLNAFETVVTNELIAGGEVRLTGFGTFYVVDKAERQGRNPKTGEALVIAAHTTPKFKAGTDLKKAVNP